The sequence CGGCGGGAAGTTCGACCAGAACTCCTACAAGGTCTCCGGCGGTCTGCACGGGGTCGGCGTTTCTGTCGTCAACGCCCTCTCCGCGTCGTTGAAGCTCAAGATTCGCCGCGCCGGTAAGATACACGAGATGAGCTTCACGCACGGTGTCGCAGATGGCCCGCTGAAGATCAGCGGAGATGCCGGCGACGAAACAGGCACCGAAGTTACATTCCTGCCGAGTTCAGAGACGTTTACCAACGTAGAGTTCGACTACGCCACCCTCGAACACCGCCTGCGCGAGCTCGCCTTCCTCAATTCCGGGGTCCGCATCGTCTTGACCGACAAGCGCCATTCGGACGTGCGTCAGGATGAGATGATGTATGATGGCGGGCTTGAGGCTTTCGTTGCCTATCTCGACCGGGCAAAGAAACCGCTCGTACACAAGCCCGTTTCGATTCGTGGCGAAAAGGACGGCATCACCGTCGAAGTGGCGATGTGGTGGAATGATAGCTATCACGAGAACGTGCTCTGCTTCACCAACAACATCCCGCAGCGCGACGGTGGCACGCATATGGCGGGCTTCCGCGGCGCGCTCACCCGACAGATCACGTCCTATGCGGACACATCCGGCATCACCAAGAGGGAAAAGGTATCGCTGACCGGTGACGATTGCCGCGAAGGGCTGACGGCGGTGCTGTCGGTGAAGGTGCCGGATCCGAAATTCTCGTCGCAGACCAAAGACAAGCTGGTTTCGTCCGAAGTCCGGCCGGTCGTCGAGAGCCTCGTCAACGAGGCCTTGAGCGTCTGGCTGGAAGAGAACCCGTCGGAGGCGAAAATCCTCGTCGGCAAGGTCGTCGAGGCGGCCGCTGCGCGCGAAGCAGCGCGCAAGGCACGCGAACTGACCCGCCGCAAGGGTGCGCTCGATATCTCGTCGCTGCCCGGCAAACTTGCCGACTGTTCCGAACGCGACCCGGCGAAATCGGAAGTGTTCCTGGTGGAGGGTGATTCGGCCGGCGGCTCGGCCAAACAGGGCCGCTCGCGCGAAAATCAGGCGATCCTGCCGCTGCGCGGCAAGATCCTGAACGTCGAACGCGCGCGTTTCGACAAGATGCTTTCGAGCCAGGAAATCGGCACGCTGATCACCGCGCTCGGCACGTCCATCGGCAAGGACGAGTTCAACGCTGACAAGTTGCGCTACCACAAGATCATCATCATGACGGACGCCGACGTCGACGGCGCCCACATCCGCACGCTGCTGCTGACGTTCTTTTTCCGGCAGATGCCGGAGCTCATCGAGCGTGGGCATCTCTATATCGCCCAGCCGCCGCTCTATAAGGTCACTCGCGGCAAGTCCGCGCAATATCTGAAAGAT is a genomic window of Sinorhizobium numidicum containing:
- the gyrB gene encoding DNA topoisomerase (ATP-hydrolyzing) subunit B; protein product: MTDIPETEAGANAEYGADSIKVLKGLDAVRKRPGMYIGDTDDGSGLHHMVYEVVDNAIDEALGGHADIVTVTLNPDGSVTVTDNGRGIPTDIHREEGVSAAEVIMTQLHAGGKFDQNSYKVSGGLHGVGVSVVNALSASLKLKIRRAGKIHEMSFTHGVADGPLKISGDAGDETGTEVTFLPSSETFTNVEFDYATLEHRLRELAFLNSGVRIVLTDKRHSDVRQDEMMYDGGLEAFVAYLDRAKKPLVHKPVSIRGEKDGITVEVAMWWNDSYHENVLCFTNNIPQRDGGTHMAGFRGALTRQITSYADTSGITKREKVSLTGDDCREGLTAVLSVKVPDPKFSSQTKDKLVSSEVRPVVESLVNEALSVWLEENPSEAKILVGKVVEAAAAREAARKARELTRRKGALDISSLPGKLADCSERDPAKSEVFLVEGDSAGGSAKQGRSRENQAILPLRGKILNVERARFDKMLSSQEIGTLITALGTSIGKDEFNADKLRYHKIIIMTDADVDGAHIRTLLLTFFFRQMPELIERGHLYIAQPPLYKVTRGKSAQYLKDEKALEDYLITMGLEEAALLLASGEVRTGQDLREVINDALRLRSLMDGLHSRYNRAIVEQAAIAGALNVELNGRRDEYEKVAAEVARRLDVVAEETERGWTGTVTAEGGLKLERMVRGVKEVSVLDMALIGSSDARHIDQLTGKLKEVYASPPILRRRDGTQEISGPRALLDAIFAAGRKGLTMQRYKGLGEMNAEQLWETTLDPNVRSLLQVKVSDATDADGLFSRLMGDEVEPRRDFIQENALSVANLDI